From Geovibrio ferrireducens, the proteins below share one genomic window:
- the gltA gene encoding NADPH-dependent glutamate synthase: MSYIPADELRKEAESLINEIDFTSLKPKDRLKIPMQEMPAQEPKARAKNIQEVALGYFEEQVKLEAERCLQCKNAPCIKGCPVAIDIPGFIKAAAEGDYQKSVNIIKQSSMLPAICGRVCPQETQCMAECTVGKSLKDLDKSVAIGRIERFVADWERAKGKMSVPEIAPPTGKKVGIVGSGPAGLTAAADVRKAGHEVVLFEAFHKLGGVMIYGIPEFRLPKEILDKEIDNLLSMGVQIKKNFLVGRTRKVKDLIEKDGFDALFIGTGAGLPNFMNIEGENLVGVSSANEFLTRANLMKAYNPDKADTPIFTGKRTAVIGGGNVAMDAARMALRVGAEEVYVIYRRTEKEMPARREEVAHAKEEGIIFNFLSSPVRIIGDETGKVKAVECLRYELGEPDDSGRRKPVAVKGSEFILEMDSVIMALGNSSNPLISQTAPEIGINRWGNITVDEDGKTSMERVYAGGDIVLGAATVILAMGEGRRAAASINRLLAEE, encoded by the coding sequence ATGTCGTACATTCCCGCTGATGAATTAAGGAAAGAGGCCGAAAGCCTCATTAATGAGATAGATTTCACAAGCCTTAAACCGAAGGACAGGCTGAAAATCCCCATGCAGGAGATGCCTGCTCAGGAGCCAAAAGCCCGCGCGAAGAACATTCAGGAAGTGGCGCTTGGTTATTTTGAGGAGCAGGTAAAGCTTGAGGCAGAGCGCTGTCTGCAATGCAAAAACGCCCCCTGTATAAAAGGCTGCCCCGTTGCGATAGATATTCCCGGCTTTATCAAAGCAGCAGCGGAAGGGGACTACCAGAAATCGGTAAACATCATAAAACAGTCCAGCATGCTGCCCGCCATATGCGGAAGGGTCTGCCCGCAGGAAACACAGTGCATGGCAGAATGCACCGTGGGAAAATCCCTGAAGGATCTTGATAAATCTGTGGCAATCGGCCGCATTGAGCGCTTCGTTGCGGACTGGGAAAGGGCAAAGGGAAAAATGTCCGTTCCTGAGATAGCCCCGCCCACAGGGAAAAAGGTAGGCATAGTCGGCTCAGGCCCCGCAGGACTGACAGCGGCGGCGGACGTTCGCAAGGCAGGGCACGAGGTGGTGCTTTTTGAGGCCTTCCACAAGCTGGGCGGCGTTATGATATACGGCATACCTGAGTTCCGTCTGCCGAAGGAAATACTTGATAAAGAGATAGATAACCTTCTCTCCATGGGTGTTCAGATCAAAAAGAACTTCCTTGTGGGCAGAACAAGAAAGGTTAAGGATTTAATAGAGAAGGACGGTTTTGATGCCCTGTTCATAGGAACAGGCGCAGGCCTGCCCAATTTCATGAACATAGAAGGTGAAAACCTTGTGGGGGTCTCCTCAGCAAACGAGTTTCTCACAAGGGCAAACCTAATGAAGGCGTACAACCCGGACAAGGCGGACACGCCTATTTTCACCGGAAAACGGACAGCGGTCATCGGCGGCGGCAACGTGGCTATGGACGCTGCGAGGATGGCGCTGCGTGTCGGTGCGGAAGAGGTTTATGTAATCTACAGGCGTACCGAAAAAGAGATGCCGGCCCGCCGCGAAGAGGTAGCACACGCCAAGGAAGAAGGAATAATATTCAATTTCCTTTCCAGCCCCGTCCGTATCATCGGCGATGAAACAGGGAAGGTAAAAGCCGTTGAGTGCCTTAGATATGAACTTGGCGAGCCGGATGATTCCGGCAGAAGAAAACCTGTCGCGGTTAAGGGAAGCGAGTTCATCCTTGAGATGGATTCCGTGATAATGGCTCTCGGCAACTCATCTAACCCGCTGATAAGCCAGACTGCGCCGGAGATAGGGATAAACAGGTGGGGCAACATCACTGTGGATGAAGACGGCAAAACATCCATGGAGAGAGTTTACGCAGGCGGAGATATAGTTCTCGGTGCAGCTACGGTAATTCTTGCCATGGGTGAAGGGAGGCGCGCTGCCGCCTCGATAAACAGGCTTCTTGCAGAAGAATAG
- the chrA gene encoding chromate efflux transporter, whose translation MSGMKNILEVFTVFLRLGLTSFGGPVAHLGYFRDEFVARRKWMSEQEYADLVALCQFLPGPASSQVGFAVGLRRAGKLGGLAAWVGFTMPSSLAMIAFAYGLASFSGALDSGWLKGLKVAAVAVVAHAVWGMAVKLCPDRLRAGIAIISACAVLAVSSGLMQIGVIIAGGAAGYFLIMRQQGEAAAVKRFSVRSGALYLALFFSLLVLLPFAASYSDLHSVRLADSFYRAGSLVFGGGHVVLPLIQAEVTAGGWLGRDEFMAGYGAVQAVPGPLFTFAAYLGAASHAEPNGFTGGMLALVFIFLPSMLLVLGVLPFWEKLRSLPPAQSVLAGTNAAVVGLLLAAFYNPVFTEGIGGRFEVIIALCAFGLLQFMKTPSWAVVGLSAAAGFILL comes from the coding sequence ATGAGTGGAATGAAAAATATATTAGAAGTATTCACAGTGTTCCTTCGGCTGGGGCTTACATCCTTCGGGGGGCCTGTGGCGCATCTGGGTTATTTCAGGGATGAGTTTGTAGCCCGCAGAAAATGGATGAGCGAACAGGAGTATGCTGATCTTGTGGCTTTGTGCCAGTTCCTGCCGGGGCCAGCCAGCAGTCAGGTGGGTTTTGCCGTGGGGCTCAGACGGGCGGGGAAGCTTGGCGGTCTTGCCGCATGGGTCGGTTTCACCATGCCCTCCTCCCTTGCGATGATAGCTTTCGCATACGGGCTTGCCTCATTCAGCGGAGCCCTTGATTCGGGCTGGCTTAAGGGGCTTAAGGTGGCGGCTGTCGCAGTGGTTGCCCACGCTGTGTGGGGGATGGCGGTGAAGCTTTGCCCGGACAGACTGAGAGCCGGAATAGCAATAATATCAGCCTGTGCGGTGCTTGCTGTCTCTTCCGGTCTGATGCAGATAGGCGTTATAATTGCCGGAGGCGCGGCGGGGTATTTCCTTATAATGCGTCAGCAGGGGGAAGCTGCCGCGGTGAAGCGTTTTTCTGTGAGAAGCGGGGCGCTGTATCTTGCGCTGTTTTTTTCTCTTCTTGTTCTCCTTCCTTTTGCGGCTTCTTATTCTGATCTGCATTCTGTCAGGCTTGCGGACAGCTTTTACAGGGCGGGCTCACTGGTTTTCGGCGGCGGCCATGTTGTTCTGCCGCTTATTCAGGCGGAGGTTACTGCGGGCGGTTGGCTGGGAAGGGATGAGTTTATGGCGGGCTACGGAGCAGTTCAGGCGGTTCCGGGGCCTTTGTTCACATTTGCCGCTTATCTCGGCGCTGCGTCCCATGCGGAACCCAACGGATTTACAGGGGGAATGCTTGCCCTTGTTTTTATATTTCTTCCTTCAATGCTGCTTGTTCTGGGTGTTTTGCCCTTCTGGGAGAAGCTGCGCAGCCTGCCCCCTGCCCAGAGTGTACTTGCCGGGACAAACGCCGCTGTCGTGGGGCTTCTTCTTGCCGCTTTTTACAATCCGGTTTTCACAGAGGGGATCGGAGGACGTTTCGAGGTGATAATAGCTCTCTGCGCATTCGGACTTCTTCAGTTTATGAAGACTCCTTCATGGGCTGTGGTGGGGCTTTCAGCCGCTGCCGGGTTTATTCTGCTGTAG
- a CDS encoding M23 family metallopeptidase produces the protein MKKRYTIMIFDESRLGEVKTRKISLSAIKFVMMLVALYAVVSFTGFFFLTSLYSERHDMLVFKRENEKLKEKIEGYAMQLEEIEKKIASVDELEYKVRNLATYANGPVPQKQLAIGGKEVDIIQDLSAVSERKEKEFFEELNENLVTLGLELEKRTASLSELSDFLEEHRLIMSSTPSIWPTKGWISSSFGYRISPFTGRRVFHEGLDIANKIGTPIRSAAKGVVIFSGRKAGYGNVITIDHGFGYVTRYAHCNKLFMKEGDNVEKGQVIAEVGNTGRSTGPHLHYEVLVNGVQVNPMKFIIGETDLSVAAQ, from the coding sequence ATGAAGAAACGCTATACCATTATGATATTTGACGAATCGCGTTTGGGCGAGGTTAAAACAAGAAAAATAAGCCTCTCCGCAATCAAATTTGTCATGATGCTGGTGGCACTTTACGCCGTTGTTTCCTTTACGGGCTTTTTCTTTTTAACCAGCCTCTACTCCGAGCGTCATGATATGCTGGTTTTCAAACGCGAAAATGAAAAGCTTAAGGAAAAAATTGAAGGCTATGCCATGCAGCTTGAGGAGATCGAGAAAAAGATCGCCAGTGTTGACGAGCTGGAGTACAAAGTTCGAAATCTTGCCACCTATGCCAACGGACCGGTTCCACAGAAGCAGCTTGCTATAGGCGGTAAAGAGGTCGACATAATTCAGGACCTTTCAGCAGTCAGTGAAAGGAAGGAAAAGGAGTTCTTTGAGGAGCTTAACGAAAACCTCGTTACCCTTGGCCTTGAACTTGAGAAGAGAACGGCGAGCCTTTCGGAGCTTTCCGATTTCCTTGAGGAGCACAGGCTGATAATGAGCTCCACCCCCTCCATATGGCCGACAAAGGGCTGGATTTCCAGCAGCTTCGGCTACCGCATATCACCCTTTACAGGAAGACGCGTTTTCCACGAAGGGCTTGATATAGCAAACAAGATAGGCACTCCCATCAGATCCGCCGCCAAGGGCGTTGTTATCTTCTCCGGGAGAAAAGCAGGCTACGGCAACGTGATCACAATAGACCACGGCTTCGGCTATGTCACCAGATACGCCCACTGCAACAAACTTTTCATGAAAGAAGGGGATAATGTTGAGAAAGGGCAGGTGATAGCGGAAGTGGGCAACACCGGCAGAAGCACAGGCCCCCACCTTCATTATGAAGTGCTGGTGAACGGTGTGCAGGTTAACCCGATGAAGTTTATAATCGGCGAAACTGACTTGTCTGTGGCTGCTCAGTAA
- a CDS encoding GspE/PulE family protein, protein MQDKQLGQLLIEMGYLTEEQLGVALSVQRVHSGILGEILTSLAFVSSAETASAVAKQAGRPFTDISGIRPDSALLRMFDTEMLKSLSFIPFDRSGDTVRIASADPFDIRITDIVRRKTGFRPEIHVADRESILRSIEISFYLIEKPVRDEISRLIAQSADTPSLLDNILKYAVTERATDIHISPEALGAHIFFRTDGIMRHCFSIPAGIHASLISRIKILSHLDIAEQRLPQDGSMTAEFFGGEYDIRVSTIPTAYGENAVLRLLGKNLSMFSLESLGFDESVRGRLEKCFARPHGIFLVTGPTGSGKTTTLYSALRRINALQRRILTVENPIEYRFPFIKQTQVNERAGYTFPAAMKAFLRQDPDVILLGEMRDEETAEIAMRAAITGHLVLSTMHTNDAVTAVPRLLDLGIKNYLIASGVSGIMAQRLVRRVCRFCAVRKETDAGDILSCGIDPETAAKGSTDGKIYLPEPAGCPHCGGTGYTGRTVISEFLETDEEIQDMIIKGATPNEIHKASLNKGMLTMADDGFLKAVKGITTLSEIRRVALK, encoded by the coding sequence ATGCAGGATAAACAGCTCGGACAGTTGCTTATAGAGATGGGCTACCTCACGGAGGAACAGCTCGGTGTCGCACTGAGTGTTCAGCGTGTCCACTCCGGAATTCTGGGGGAGATACTCACATCCCTTGCGTTCGTCTCCTCCGCTGAAACCGCCTCCGCTGTCGCAAAACAGGCAGGCAGACCGTTCACTGATATTTCAGGCATCAGGCCGGACAGCGCTCTCCTGCGGATGTTTGATACTGAAATGCTGAAAAGCCTCTCATTCATACCTTTTGACCGAAGCGGAGATACAGTCCGCATAGCCTCGGCAGACCCCTTTGACATACGCATAACGGACATTGTCCGCAGGAAAACAGGCTTCAGGCCGGAAATCCATGTGGCGGACAGGGAAAGCATACTCAGGAGCATTGAGATAAGCTTCTACCTCATAGAAAAGCCGGTGCGGGACGAAATATCCCGCCTGATTGCTCAGAGTGCTGATACCCCTTCCCTTTTGGACAATATACTGAAATACGCCGTCACGGAGCGGGCAACGGACATCCACATCTCCCCCGAAGCACTGGGAGCGCACATTTTTTTCCGCACTGACGGCATAATGAGGCACTGCTTCTCCATTCCCGCCGGTATCCACGCATCGCTCATTTCACGGATTAAGATACTCTCCCATCTTGATATAGCGGAACAGCGCCTCCCGCAGGACGGCTCCATGACTGCGGAGTTTTTCGGCGGGGAATATGACATACGAGTGTCAACCATACCCACTGCCTACGGGGAGAACGCAGTGCTGAGGCTTCTGGGCAAAAATCTCTCCATGTTCAGTCTGGAGAGCCTCGGCTTTGACGAATCAGTGAGAGGAAGGCTTGAGAAATGCTTCGCCAGACCGCACGGAATATTCCTCGTCACAGGTCCCACGGGTTCAGGAAAAACAACCACGCTTTACTCCGCATTGCGGAGGATTAACGCTCTTCAGCGGCGCATCCTCACTGTGGAAAACCCTATAGAATACAGGTTTCCATTCATAAAGCAGACTCAGGTGAACGAAAGGGCAGGCTACACATTCCCCGCCGCCATGAAGGCATTTCTCAGGCAGGATCCGGATGTCATACTCCTTGGGGAAATGAGGGATGAGGAAACAGCGGAAATAGCCATGCGCGCCGCCATCACCGGACATCTGGTTCTCTCCACCATGCACACAAACGATGCAGTAACCGCCGTTCCGAGGCTTCTTGATCTCGGAATAAAAAATTATCTCATCGCCTCCGGCGTTTCGGGCATTATGGCTCAGAGGCTTGTGCGCAGGGTATGCCGCTTCTGCGCTGTGAGAAAGGAAACAGATGCTGGCGACATCCTCTCATGCGGCATAGACCCTGAAACAGCTGCCAAGGGGAGCACAGACGGGAAAATTTACCTGCCCGAACCTGCGGGATGCCCTCACTGCGGCGGCACTGGCTACACAGGCAGAACTGTGATCTCGGAATTTCTGGAAACCGATGAAGAGATTCAGGACATGATTATAAAAGGCGCAACCCCCAACGAGATACATAAGGCCTCGCTGAACAAGGGTATGCTGACAATGGCTGATGACGGCTTCCTCAAGGCTGTAAAAGGGATAACCACCCTCAGTGAAATCCGCAGAGTGGCGCTGAAATGA
- a CDS encoding type II secretion system F family protein: MTFSVYAFDPAGKKQRLTVEASDAQELTAYLAHCGLEPLKIREASPLTRFFRRKHRISPEELTEILESLHLVIKSGIPLSTGLRELTGDTDNKDVKNILNRISFRTSSGDSFSGACESCGGVFGETVLSLIRIGEETGRLDKTLKDASNHVQRVTNLKAGIRQALMYPAFAFAALMSALLFWIIYVMPQMADTFRVFETELPPVTLGILRVSAFLGRYGQLLLMLAAAVCLLFVYLRRTDIGFRLKTDRIILRIPVAGNLIFLFNIAFFAEYIRLMTGSGLPLYRSLTVMEESFTNRVFTGAVKGIMDTVSRGESFSSAMAGQKLFPPLMVRMVSIGEQTGHLTEQLASAAEHYLEKAERTAKTVSKVLEPAVIGFVGIFMLIIFIGLLSPVFSLISGIK; the protein is encoded by the coding sequence ATGACCTTCTCAGTGTATGCGTTTGACCCGGCGGGGAAAAAGCAGCGCCTCACAGTGGAAGCGTCCGATGCGCAGGAGCTCACCGCTTATCTCGCGCACTGCGGGCTGGAACCGCTGAAAATCAGGGAAGCTTCTCCCCTGACACGTTTTTTCCGCAGGAAGCACAGGATTTCTCCGGAGGAGCTCACCGAGATTCTGGAGAGCCTGCACCTCGTGATTAAATCAGGCATACCTCTTTCCACGGGGCTCAGGGAACTTACCGGAGACACAGATAATAAAGATGTAAAAAATATATTAAACCGCATATCATTCCGCACCTCATCCGGAGATTCGTTCTCCGGAGCCTGTGAGTCATGCGGCGGAGTGTTCGGCGAAACCGTGCTGAGCCTTATCCGCATAGGGGAGGAAACAGGCAGGCTGGATAAAACCCTGAAAGACGCATCAAACCATGTGCAGAGGGTGACAAACCTTAAAGCGGGCATCCGTCAGGCACTTATGTACCCCGCATTTGCCTTCGCAGCGCTGATGTCCGCCCTTCTCTTCTGGATTATCTATGTAATGCCGCAGATGGCAGATACCTTCCGTGTGTTCGAAACGGAGCTTCCCCCCGTTACTCTGGGAATACTCCGTGTTTCCGCATTTCTGGGCAGATACGGTCAGCTGCTCCTGATGCTTGCGGCGGCTGTCTGCCTGCTGTTTGTCTATCTGCGCAGAACAGACATCGGCTTCCGCCTGAAAACCGACAGAATTATCCTGAGAATACCGGTTGCGGGCAATCTGATATTTTTGTTCAACATAGCCTTCTTTGCCGAATACATAAGGCTTATGACTGGCTCCGGTCTGCCGCTGTACCGTTCACTGACGGTTATGGAGGAGAGCTTCACAAACAGGGTGTTCACAGGGGCGGTCAAGGGCATTATGGATACTGTCAGCCGGGGAGAGTCGTTCTCCTCCGCAATGGCGGGGCAAAAGCTTTTCCCGCCGCTCATGGTGAGGATGGTCAGCATAGGCGAGCAGACAGGGCATCTCACCGAACAGCTTGCCTCAGCGGCTGAACATTACCTTGAAAAGGCTGAAAGAACGGCAAAAACAGTGTCAAAGGTGCTGGAACCTGCCGTGATTGGCTTTGTGGGAATATTCATGCTGATAATCTTCATAGGGCTCCTCAGCCCGGTTTTCAGCCTCATCAGCGGAATAAAATAG
- a CDS encoding HAMP domain-containing sensor histidine kinase → MLKKLISSVFTKLLFIIVCSAVLLNITVYGIFNNYVETSETSIDRHRVYYIQYLRDEIGYPPDMEKAEALSERTGITIIYDSPDESWTVKKHDGRFPEKKLHYRKIDENLTLGELHGYQMAKINEGSAKLTFMFWPLPGEMERLRMYGWYIIGAVSLLMGAVYMLIRHILKPVNSLSAAIREVKKENYEYKINRCGSDELAHLCNMFDSLTSEISRSIKYKDKLLTGISHELRTPLTSLRIAAEMVKDEYLRSDMTEDIKQMDTLINILMEGARLKHGALKKTHTDINSLTGDLCTQYGEKTGRVIFTPHPYPIELSVDTKAVEHAVRNLIDNALKYSEESEEPVRADTGVLNGFAFIKVTDKGIGIPADELPYITEPFYRTDISRSKKTGGYGIGLDICKQIAEAHGGRLEISSVLHKGTEACLFLPVEQQTAIHSVTDFKDYEKH, encoded by the coding sequence ATGCTTAAGAAACTGATCAGCTCCGTATTTACCAAGCTGCTTTTCATCATAGTCTGCTCTGCGGTTCTTTTGAATATAACCGTTTACGGCATATTCAACAACTATGTGGAAACCTCCGAAACAAGCATAGACAGACACAGGGTTTACTACATCCAGTATCTCCGTGATGAAATAGGCTACCCGCCTGATATGGAAAAAGCGGAAGCCCTATCGGAAAGAACCGGGATAACCATAATCTATGACTCGCCGGACGAAAGCTGGACAGTGAAAAAACACGATGGCAGGTTCCCTGAGAAAAAGCTCCATTACAGAAAAATTGACGAAAACCTCACTCTGGGGGAGCTCCACGGCTACCAAATGGCAAAAATAAACGAAGGCAGCGCGAAGCTTACCTTTATGTTCTGGCCTCTGCCGGGGGAGATGGAGCGTCTCAGGATGTACGGCTGGTATATCATAGGTGCTGTTTCCCTGCTGATGGGAGCGGTTTATATGCTGATAAGGCATATACTCAAGCCTGTCAACTCCCTCTCCGCTGCGATCAGGGAGGTTAAAAAGGAAAACTACGAATACAAAATAAACAGGTGCGGCAGTGATGAGCTGGCACACCTCTGTAATATGTTTGACTCGCTTACATCGGAAATCTCCCGCTCAATCAAATATAAAGACAAGCTGCTCACAGGGATAAGCCACGAACTGCGCACACCCCTCACAAGCCTCCGCATTGCTGCTGAAATGGTGAAGGACGAATACCTCCGCAGTGATATGACAGAGGATATAAAGCAGATGGACACTCTGATCAACATTCTGATGGAGGGGGCAAGGCTCAAACACGGGGCATTGAAAAAAACGCATACAGACATCAACAGCCTGACCGGAGACCTATGCACGCAGTACGGCGAAAAAACAGGAAGAGTCATATTCACCCCCCACCCTTACCCTATCGAACTGAGTGTTGATACAAAAGCCGTGGAGCATGCTGTCAGGAACCTCATAGACAACGCCCTTAAATACTCGGAAGAATCAGAAGAGCCTGTACGCGCCGACACAGGAGTGCTTAACGGGTTTGCCTTTATAAAAGTCACAGATAAAGGCATAGGCATTCCGGCAGATGAACTGCCCTATATAACCGAACCGTTTTACAGAACAGACATTTCCCGCAGCAAGAAAACCGGCGGCTACGGCATAGGGCTTGATATATGCAAACAGATAGCCGAAGCACACGGCGGAAGGCTTGAAATCAGCAGTGTGCTGCATAAGGGAACAGAGGCATGCCTCTTCCTCCCTGTTGAGCAGCAGACAGCAATACACTCTGTTACCGATTTTAAAGATTATGAAAAGCATTGA
- a CDS encoding response regulator: MQTKIMIIDDDLKLIKMLKKYLSEYSFIIDAFDEPEKALEKFAESTPDLVILDIMMPGMNGFEVCKRIRKFSDVPIIMLSARGEVEDRIVGLEIGADDYLPKPFEPRELVARIQAVTKRREPQTTAEKRVQAYIFDRLTVEPSKFTATLDGTRLDLTTSEFGVLHLFVRNAFITLDRDKILNELKGIDCDAFNRTVDVTVSRLRYKLKDDPKNPRFIKTMWGTGYMFIGERINA; the protein is encoded by the coding sequence ATGCAGACAAAGATTATGATCATAGACGATGATCTGAAACTTATAAAAATGCTAAAAAAATATCTCTCAGAATACTCGTTCATCATTGATGCCTTTGATGAACCGGAAAAGGCCCTTGAAAAATTCGCGGAAAGCACGCCGGATCTGGTAATTCTGGACATCATGATGCCCGGTATGAACGGCTTTGAGGTGTGCAAGCGCATCAGGAAATTCTCGGATGTACCCATAATAATGCTGAGCGCAAGGGGAGAAGTGGAGGACAGAATAGTCGGGCTTGAGATAGGCGCTGATGATTATCTGCCCAAGCCTTTCGAGCCCAGAGAACTGGTGGCGAGGATTCAGGCTGTCACAAAACGGAGAGAGCCCCAGACAACAGCAGAAAAAAGAGTTCAGGCATATATATTCGACAGGCTCACTGTTGAGCCGTCAAAATTTACGGCAACTCTGGACGGCACAAGGCTTGATCTCACCACCAGCGAATTCGGAGTGCTTCATCTTTTTGTCAGAAACGCATTCATCACTCTGGACAGAGACAAAATTCTCAATGAACTCAAAGGTATCGACTGTGATGCATTTAACCGCACGGTTGATGTCACAGTGAGCCGCCTGCGGTACAAGCTCAAGGACGACCCCAAAAACCCACGGTTCATCAAAACAATGTGGGGGACAGGCTATATGTTTATCGGTGAAAGAATAAATGCTTAA
- a CDS encoding PadR family transcriptional regulator: MQREAELAFIKLHILHHAAKEEVYGAGLMEELARHGYRIGAGVMYPALAKMEKQSLISCRTENVGGKQRKYYRITENGRELLAEMKLKVEELHEELNED, encoded by the coding sequence ATGCAAAGGGAAGCCGAACTGGCGTTTATAAAACTGCATATACTGCACCATGCGGCGAAAGAGGAAGTCTACGGAGCAGGGCTGATGGAGGAGCTTGCCCGCCACGGCTACAGGATCGGAGCCGGAGTAATGTACCCTGCGCTGGCGAAGATGGAGAAACAGAGCCTTATCTCCTGCCGCACGGAAAATGTGGGCGGCAAGCAGAGGAAATATTACAGAATAACGGAAAACGGCAGAGAACTGCTTGCTGAGATGAAGCTGAAAGTTGAGGAACTGCACGAAGAGCTTAATGAGGATTAA
- a CDS encoding proline--tRNA ligase has translation MRLTRYFIPTLREIPAEAEVVSHKAMLRAGMIKKLASGIYDYLPLGLKAIRKAENIIRKNMDSSGAIEILMPAVQPAEMWEESGRWSYYGKELLRIKDRHDRNFCFGPTHEEVTTDIVRSFITSYKQLPINLYQIQTKFRDEVRPRFGLMRGREFIMKDAYSFDVDDAGANVSYGKMRDAYRRIFDDCGLRYTMVEADSGAIGGSYSHEFMVLADTGEDSVISSDRGGYAANLEKAVCADNWEEWKEEILPAAEKETPNTRTVEELAAFLGVPVMKILKAMVVNVDGKFYCFLVRGDHELNLAKVKNFFGAPSAELASYEDIAEQTGGAPAGFIGPAGLKIEVYADYAVRAMKNVVMGANIKDLHIINANLGRDFEVRTFGDFRNAIEGDICPVDGGKYVLTRGIEVGHIFKLGTKYSESMNAVYLDKEGKRNPMIMGCYGIGVTRVVAAAIEQNHDEKGIIWPVQLAPFEVVIVSLNPNEQAVADLSDTIYKELSGLGLDVMYDDRDERAGVKFTDAELVGYPVRVAIGKKSLAEGNVEVTVRRTGETVAVKKEDCISAVMEILEKLR, from the coding sequence ATGAGATTAACCAGATACTTTATCCCCACGCTCAGAGAAATACCCGCAGAGGCGGAAGTAGTAAGCCATAAGGCTATGCTCAGGGCAGGGATGATCAAAAAACTCGCTTCAGGGATTTACGATTACCTCCCCCTGGGACTCAAGGCTATCCGCAAGGCTGAAAATATAATAAGAAAAAACATGGACTCCTCAGGCGCCATAGAGATTCTCATGCCTGCTGTCCAGCCCGCTGAAATGTGGGAGGAGTCAGGCCGCTGGAGCTATTACGGCAAGGAGCTTCTCCGCATAAAGGACAGGCACGACAGAAACTTCTGCTTCGGCCCCACCCACGAGGAAGTTACGACTGATATAGTAAGAAGCTTCATCACCTCATACAAACAGCTTCCCATAAACCTCTACCAGATACAGACAAAATTCCGTGATGAAGTCCGCCCCAGATTCGGCCTGATGCGCGGCAGAGAGTTCATAATGAAGGATGCATACTCCTTTGATGTGGATGATGCGGGCGCAAATGTCAGCTACGGCAAAATGCGTGATGCATACCGCCGCATATTCGATGACTGCGGCCTGAGGTACACTATGGTCGAGGCCGATTCCGGCGCCATCGGCGGTTCATATTCACACGAGTTTATGGTGCTTGCCGATACAGGTGAGGACAGCGTAATCAGCAGTGACAGGGGCGGCTACGCAGCCAACCTTGAAAAGGCTGTATGCGCTGATAACTGGGAGGAGTGGAAAGAGGAGATCCTTCCCGCAGCGGAGAAGGAAACCCCCAATACCAGAACAGTGGAGGAGCTTGCCGCTTTCCTCGGTGTTCCGGTTATGAAGATCCTCAAGGCTATGGTTGTCAATGTTGACGGCAAATTCTACTGCTTCCTCGTAAGAGGGGATCACGAACTCAACCTTGCCAAGGTCAAAAACTTTTTCGGCGCTCCCTCGGCGGAGCTTGCCTCATATGAAGACATAGCAGAGCAGACAGGCGGAGCCCCCGCAGGCTTCATAGGCCCCGCAGGGCTCAAGATAGAAGTTTATGCCGATTACGCCGTGCGCGCCATGAAGAACGTTGTCATGGGTGCGAACATCAAGGATCTGCACATTATAAACGCTAACCTCGGCAGGGACTTTGAGGTCAGAACCTTCGGCGATTTCAGAAACGCCATCGAAGGGGACATCTGCCCTGTTGACGGCGGAAAGTATGTTCTCACCAGAGGAATCGAGGTGGGGCACATCTTCAAACTCGGAACGAAATATTCCGAAAGCATGAACGCCGTGTACCTTGATAAGGAAGGCAAAAGAAACCCGATGATCATGGGCTGCTACGGAATAGGGGTGACAAGGGTTGTTGCCGCCGCCATAGAGCAGAACCACGATGAAAAAGGTATAATATGGCCTGTTCAGCTTGCCCCCTTTGAGGTTGTTATCGTTTCCCTCAACCCCAATGAGCAGGCAGTGGCGGATCTTTCAGATACTATTTATAAAGAGCTCTCAGGCCTTGGTCTTGATGTTATGTACGATGACAGGGATGAAAGGGCGGGTGTTAAATTCACCGATGCTGAGCTGGTGGGTTATCCTGTCCGTGTTGCAATCGGCAAAAAGTCGCTTGCAGAGGGGAATGTAGAGGTAACTGTGCGCAGAACCGGAGAAACCGTTGCTGTCAAAAAGGAAGACTGCATTTCGGCAGTAATGGAAATACTGGAAAAGCTGCGCTGA